A single Bicyclus anynana chromosome 19, ilBicAnyn1.1, whole genome shotgun sequence DNA region contains:
- the LOC112049106 gene encoding uncharacterized protein LOC112049106 — translation MGSFGSKISRSTKMANSTEIIQFIKYTISQDKVVVFSKTYCPYCHLAKEVFGKVKQPIKVIELDERDDGPAIQENLAQISGIRTVPQVFINGTCVGGGSDVKQLYDSGKLQPMLIG, via the exons ATGGGATCATTCGGCAGTAAAATTTCACGATCAACGAAAATGGCTAACTCTacagaaataatacaatttattaaatatactatTTCCCAAGATAAAGTGGTTGTGTTCTCAAAAACATATTGCCCATACTGTCACCTAGCTAAAGAA gtttttGGAAAAGTTAAGCAACCGATTAAAGTAATCGAATTAGACGAGCGTGATGATGGACCAGCCATTCAAGAAAATCTAGCGCAAATATCTGGAATCAGGACC GTCCCACAAGTGTTTATCAATGGTACCTGTGTTGGAGGTGGATCAGATGTCAAGCAGTTGTATGATTCTGGAAAACTCCAACCCATGCTTATTGGATAA